The segment TGAACACATGGTCTATGCCGCCGAGCACCAGTCCAACAATAACGGAAACAAGCAAAACCAAACCGGTGAGGTAAATGGCTTCCCTTCTGGAAAGCCATGTTACCTTCTTCAGTTCGGATATAATATTACCGAAAAAATTACCTTTTTGCCCTTTTTTACTGATGGGCTGCGTTGTCTGAGCCATAAGTTTACCCCCTTTAAAGAAGGATTACTTTACCTCCCTGTGGAGCAAACTGGTACGACAACGAGGGCAATACTTTTTCAGCTCCAACCTCTGCGGGTCGTTTCTTTTATTCTTTTCGGTCGTATACGTTCTCTCTTTGCACTCAGTACATGCAAGATGGATCACATTACGAGCATCAGTCTTTTTCTTAGCCATACTATTTTATTCTTATTCTATAACGTTAGTAACAGTTCCGGCACCGACTGTTCTGCCGCCCTCTCTGATTGCAAAACTTAAACCTTTTTCAAGGGCTACCGGATAAATCAATTTAATCTTCATTTTGGTATTATCACCGGGCATCACCATCTCCACACCCGGCTCTAATTCAATAGAACCGGTAATATCGGTGGTTCTGATATAGAACTGCGGCTTGTAACCGTTAAAGAACGGGGTATGTCTGCCGCCTTCTTCTTTAGAAAGTACATAAACCTCGGCTTCGGCATAGGTGTGCGGTTTGATACTTCCGGGGGCGGCCAATACCTGTCCGCGCTCGATATCTTCACGCTCAACGCCTCTTAAAAGAACACCAACGGCGTCACCGGGCTCACTGATATCCAGGAATTTATGGAACATTTCAAGGCTGGTTGCAATAACCTTCTTAGGATCACGATTTAAGCCAACGATTTCAACTTCATCACCGGGTCTTACAACGCCTCTTTCAACCCTACCGGTAGCAACAGTACCGCGCCCTTTAATACTAAAGACGTCTTCAATCGACATCAGGAAAGGCTTATCGGTAGCTCTTTCGGGAATAGGAATGTACTCGTCAACAGTCGCCATCAACTTAAGAATGGCTCCGCACCACTGACATTCGGGTTTTCCGCAACCGCACTCCAATGCTCTAAGGGCACTTACGTGAGTAATAGGAGCTTCATCGCCGTCGTAGTGGTTTTTGGTAAGAAGTTCTCTGACTTCCATTTCAACAAGTTCCAAAAGTTCGGGGTCTTGCATAACATCAACTTTGTTAAGGGCAACCACCATGCGAGGAACCGCAACCTGGTGAGCAAGCAAAACGTGCTCTCTGGTTTGAGGCATAGGACCATCGGGGGCACTGACTACCAAAATCGCCCCGTCCATCTGAGCGGCACCGGTAATCATGTTCTTGACGAAGTCAGCATGACCCGGGCAGTCCACATGTGCATAGTGTCTGTTTTCGGTTTCATATTCAATATGAGAAATAGCAATGGTAACACCACGTGCTCTTTCTTCCGGAGCGTTATCGATGCTATCAAATGCACGATACTCGGTTTTACTCCACGGCTGTTTGGATAAAATATAGGTAATAGCTGCCGTCAGAGTGGTCTTGCCATGGTCAACGTGACCAATGGTGCCAATGTTACAATGTGGTTTTGTTCTATCAAACTTTTGTTTTCCCATTTTTCCCCCTTTGATTTAAGCCCACAATCAGAATCGAACTGATGACCCCGTTCTTACCAAGAACGTGCTCTGCCTGCTGAGCTATGTGGGCATCTCCTTTCCTTATCTAATTATGTTTGTATTTTATTATAGTATTATATCTATTTTGTTGACAGAATGTCCAGTATAAAGTTTGGGATGGTGGAGAGGGCAGGGTTCGAACCTGCGTAGCTCTTCCGAGCGGCAGATTTACAGTCTGCTCCGATTAACCACTCCGGCACCTCTCCTTGTTAATAACACATAAGCACAAAAAAATAGTAGGAACAGCCCGAGAGGGGACTCGAACCCACTAACCTACCGATTACAAGTCGGTTGCGCTACCATTGCGCTACTCGGGCACTATTCTGACAGAAATGAGATAAAATGTCAACAGGACGCTATTATAGGGAAACGATTGCAACTAGTCAAGTTAAACGCTCTGTTTATCAGGCTGATAAACACCGAAACTTGTTCAGAAACGGGCAGAGAACCGTCGCGTAATTTTACGACTACGACATAAAAAGCCCCAAAACCCTGTAAGCAACCCCGCCAATCAGTATTGCGAGCGTAATTTCTCCCAAAACCATTAAAGTCGTTGCTTTGACGCCTGTTTCCTTTAAAAGCACCGCAATAGTCGAAATGCAGGGGATATAAATCAGGATAACTATTGTAAATACAACCATTTGTAACGGTGACATTATAGATGTAATAGCCGCCCCGCCGGCAAAAGAAAACAGCAGCGCCAGGTTAGCTTCTTTACGAAGAATACCGAAGATAAGCAATACCCCGGTAAAGGCCGGTAACCCCAACCAGCTTACCGTTACGGGCGCCAATATGTTGGTAAGGTACTCCAACCAATTATAAACGTTCATGGTTTCAATAACAACACTGCCGATAACAATCAAAGGCACGCCGATTACCAAGAATTCCCTGAATCTAAACCATGCTTGCCGCCATACATTTTTGAGCCGCGGCCAACGATATTCGGGGATTTCCATAATTATACCCGGAGCGGTGCTGGGCATAATCCTGCCCAATATCAACCCAACAACATAAATTAAAAGGAATTGGAAAAATAACAGCCCGACTGCCCATTGCCAGCCGATAAAAGCCCCAACCAACCCGAGTACGATTGAAGTCCTTGCCGCACAAGGCACCATGGTAGTTAAAAACGTGGCAATCAAGCGGTCTCTTTTATTGTTCATCACCCTGCAAGCCATACAGGCCGGCACATTGCACCCAAGCGCCATAATCAGCGGAATACTGGACATACCATGTAAACCGATTGTATGACACGGGCGATCCATTAAAAACGCAATTCTGGGCAGATAACCGCTTTCCCCCAGCCAACTAAGAATCAAAAAGAAGGGAAGGATAAAACCTATTGCCACAATCAGGGCGGCATAAAAACCGATTACGCCACCATTCCAGAAAATATCCATCGCAGGGCCGGTAATTACCGGTTTAATACTTTCAAAGAACCCTTCAACCAAATCCGAAAACCATTCCCCGAAAAAGGAAACGAATATTAGGATTACCGATAGCGTCAGAAAAAACATAAAATAGCCGAAAATAGGATGTAATGCAATTGAATCCATCAAATCGGAGAATTTTTTGGCGGGCGGTTTTGAGGCGGTTACTTTTGTTGCAATCGATGCCGCAAGCGCAAAACGCTCAGCTGAAATTATAGTTGTAATATCCTCGCCGTGCATCGCAACCAGCTCTCCGGCCAGTTCTTGAGCCTTTGCGGTAATATCTGACAGATTTTTATTGTCAGCCGTTATTGATGAATAATTCCCTTCCAAAAATTGGATTGCTTGCCATTTGGGAACATCTTCGGACAGCCCTTCACCCAATAAAGCAATAGTTTGGGAGATCCTTTGCTCAACCTCTTTACCGTACTCTAATTTTCCGTTATTTTGTTGGGGAGGATTTTTTACTAAATCCAGTGCCGCATCCACAAGCTCGTGAACGCCGATACCTTTTACGGCAATCGCCTCTATAACAGGTATGCCCAACAATTCTTGCAACAGCTTTGCATCAACATGAATCCCTTTCTTCCTGGCTTCGTCTCCGTAATTAAGAACGGTAACAACAGGTAGTCCCATCTCTCTTAACTGAAGGGTAAAGAAAAGGTTCCTTTCAAGCGATGTCGCATCGACAACATTAATTATTACATCAGGCCGTTGCGTTAATATGTATTCCTGAGTAATTTGTTCTTCGGTTGAATAAGTGGCAAACGAATAAATGCCGGGGAGATCTACTATATCTATTTGCAACCCATGATGAGATAAAGTTCCTCTTTTAATATCAACGGTTTTACCGCCCCAGTTTCCGGTTTCCTGAACCAAACCCGTTAACTGGTTAAAAATAGTGCTTTTTCCGACATTAACATTGCCCGCCAGCGCCAATGTTAATTTTTTAGCATCGCTATCACCCTCGGACGCGGCACCTTTCCATGTTAAAGATTTAGCAGAGTTTTTCATTTAATCTCCCTCTCATCATTCGGCTGTTAGCCATCCAATTTTTCAACAAAAATATTGCCGGCAATTCGATGGCCTAAAGCCAATTTGGTGCCTCTTACGCTTATTTCCAGCGGCCCTTTAAGGGGTGCGATTCTTGTAACGCAAATTTCGGTTCCGGGGGTTAAGCCCATATCACAAAGACGTCTTAACATTTCCCCTCCGCCACGCACGAATGCAACAGTTGCCCTACCGTGATTTTTTAATTCCAACAGCGACACAACACCCTTTTTACGCCTTCGCAATTCATCAATATCGGTGCTGTCCCATTCCTTGCACTCCTGACAAGTGGAAAAATCAAAATCACAGGGCGGAATCGTTTTTCCGTCATCCGGACAGGTGTCGGGATATTTCAACGTTAAACACAAAGCCCTCTCGACTTCATCCGAAAGGGTGTGTTCCATCGCGCATGCTTCTTCGTGAACTTTATCTTTACCTATTTTTAACGTGTCGTGCAGAAACCTCTCCAACAAACGATGCTTACGCGCCATTTTTTTACCGAAAGCTTCTCCCTTTTCGGTAAGCGTAACACCGCGATAAGGAGAATAGGATATATAACCTTCCTCCGCCAGTTTTTTAAACATTTCGGTAACGCTGGCCGGCGAAATATTCAACCGCTTTGAGACATCAGAGGTGGAAGCCGACTTACCGCTGCGAGTCAGGTTATAGATAGCTTTGAGGTATTCCTCGACACTGCTATTCATGATTTTCCCCCATAATTTAGGAATGCCTAAATAATAACATGGAGCAATTTCTATGTCAAGAATACTTTAATTATGTAATTATCGATTTAAGGCAAAATAAACCGAGCCACGGGGGTTATCCCCGTGGCTCAAGTCTGTCTGTAAAATTATGTAGATAATTCTGTTATGCGGAATTCTTACTCGCCGCTTCGCATGTAGCGGACATCGAAGAATTTTCGTCGGTGATATCAATTTTATTTGTTTCTTTAAGTAAAACCAAACCGACAACGAAACAAATTGCGGCGATTATCATCGGATACCAGATACCGGCAAAGTTATTACCTGTTGCCGTTAACCACGCCAAACCGATCATGGGAACCAAACCGCCGAAAACACCGTTTCCGATATGATACGGGAACGACATTGAAGTATAGCGAATCTTCGTCGGGAAAAGTTCAACAAGGAAAGCCGCAATCGGGCCGTAAACCATGGTCACGTAAAGAACCTGGATAAATACCAACGCCGACAGCGCTACCATATTATAACCCTGGTACGAGAAAAGGAAATACTGCCCGGGGTCAACGGGAGCAAAAGCAGCCATAGCCCCATAAATAGGATAGTAAGTTAAAACGGCAAGCAGCATACCTCCAAGCATTATTTTCTTTCGGCCAATTTTATCGGAAAGCCATCCGAAGAAAACAAAGAAAGGAGCGCCCAGAACAAGGGCTACACCAACTATAATGTTTGATTCGACTAAAGGTACCTTAAAAATCTGCTGTAAATAGAACAGAGAATAGAATTGCCCGGTGTACCAAACAACACCCTGCCCCATTGTAGCGCCGAATAGCGCAATCAAAACCCATTTTAAGTTGTACGGATTGGTGAAACTTTCTTTAAGCGGATTTTTGGAAATTGTTTTAGAAACTTTCATCTGCTGGTAAAGCGGAGATTCGCGCAAAGATCTTCTAATCCAAACCGAAAGTATTACCAATAAGATTGAAACCATAAAAGGAATACGCCAACCCCATTCGTTAAAATCGGCTTCACCCAAACCCAATCTTACAACCAGGATTACGCCAAGCGATAAAAAGAGACCCAGTGTCGCGGTAGTCTGAATCCAGCTGGTATAAAAACCGCGTCTTCCTTGCGGCGCATGTTCGGCAACAAATGTCGCTGCCCCGCCGTATTGCCCGCCGAGGGCCAACCCCTGAAGTATCCTAAGAACAATTAACAAGATACCCGCCCAGACACCGATTACGGCCTTTGTGGGCAGCAAACCGATAATGAAAGTAGCGGAGCCCATAATTGCAATTGTTAAAACGTATGTAAATTTACGCCCAAACAAGTCACCTATACGGCCAAAAAAGAGGGCTCCGAAAGGGCGCACCATAAACCCGATTGCAAAAGTACCCAGCCAGGCGATAACATCACCTACGGGCGTGCCGGTAGTGTAGAATTTGCTTGCCAGCGTTGTCGCCAACGAACCGAAGATATAAAAATCATACCATTCGATGACAGTACCCGCAGACGAAGCAAAAATAACTTTTCGAATGCTTTGCACTCCATTTTTTGCTGATTCTGCCAGAGAATTCATCTTCTTCCTCTCGATTTAAGATTTTTAAAATTGAGCAAAGGTAATACTAATCATATGAGCGGATCAGCATTACGGGAATTTTGGAATGGTGTACCACTTTCTCGGCAACACTACCGATTACCCAATACGCTGGGCCGGTACGTCCATGGGTTGACATGGCAATAATATCCGCCCCGATTTCCGTAGCGGTTCTTAAAATAGCATTTGCCGGAGAACCGCCTTTAATAAGAGCAGACACTTTAAGACCTTCGGATTTCAACCGCTCTTCGACCTCTGAAATGTATTTCCTGCCACGAGCCTCTTCTTCTGCAATAGTTTGTGCGGCAATTGATGGGGCCGAAAAAGCAAATTCAAAAGCGGGATTTGCCACGACATTGATCAGAATAAGTTCGGCTCCTTCGGAATATGCCAGTGCTTTGGCATGCGGTAGAACCCCTTCGGCTACTTTAGAGCCATCAAGCGGAACCAAAATTTTCTTGTACATCAAGTTTCCTCCTTTAATACCAACTTATCTAAAGCCTTACGGCGCAGATAGAAAACATAGGCCCAGAGGACTCGGTGGATAGCCCATCACATCTTGTACTATTTTTTATGTACGGTATTATACATACTTTGATGACACAATGCAATATTCTTTAATTTTTAAAATCTAAGAATTTGAAAATATTTTTTTGACAATCGTAAGATTAAAAGACTAAACTCAAATATTAGGCTTGTTAAGCCGCACTAAAGAGGATTTTAATGTCAAAAGGAAAGATTAGCATCGGGAAATTATCGGGGATTTCAATCAATATAGATTTCTCGTGGTTTTTTATATTTCTGTTAATAACGTGGTCTCTGGCAGGCTCGTATTTCCCTTCTGTATTCCCAGATTGGGAATTAAAGCAATCGATTTTAGCCGGGGTTATAACCAGTCTTTTATTTTTTGCTTCCGTGTTGGCGCACGAGCTGGGGCATAGTATCACCGCCCAAAAACTTGGTATTCCGGTGAAATCAATAACATTATTTATTTTCGGCGGGCTGGCACATATTTCGCGAGAGCCCGAAAGTTCGGGTGTCGAATTTAAAATTGCAATCGCCGGGCCGCTTACCAGCCTCGCATTGGGAATAATTTTTTGGCTGGTCTATTTCTTTTTACCCTCTCCGCGCTTTGACGGGATTGCCGAAATTTCTTTCTGGTTGGGGCTAACAAACTTAATGCTGGCGGCATTTAACTTGCTCCCCGGTTTCCCATTGGATGGCGGGAGGGTGCTTCGGGCAATTATATGGAAGATTGGCAAAAACCAGCAAAAAGCAACCAAATTGGTTGCAAATATCGGTAAAGTCATTGCCTATTTAATGATTGCAACCGGGGCAGTCCTCTTTTTCAGCGGTTTTACAATAAACGGACTGTGGCTGGCTTTTATCGGTTGGTTTTTAAGCAGTGCCGCCTCCGGCAGTTCAAAACAAGTATCCGTCCATCAAAAATTACAAAATCATACGGTTGCGGATTTAATGAATACCAATTATATCGAGGTACCGGCCAATATCAGTATTGAAGATATGTATAATACTTACATCAAAAACAACCGCAAAAGTTACCTTGTATTAACCTCCGGAGATGAAACTTTGGGGCTGGTGAATATGCATCGGCTTCGCGGTTTGGATAAGAAATATTGGGCTTATACCCTGGCGATTGAGGTTTTAACACCGCTTTCACACGTAAGACAACTTATGCCGCAAACAGGATTATTGGAAGCGTTAAGCTTGTTCCAAGAAGAACGCGCAGACCAATTGCCTGTCGTATCAAACGGAGAAATAATCGGCTTGGTGGATTACGAGGATTTAGCCGGATTTATTAACAGGAAAGCTTAACGTAATTTATTGCCATTCAATTGACAATCATCATATCGGTTAGCCGATTGGGAGGCCATCCGTAAAGTCTTTCTTATTCAATGGGATTAGGACGTTTTAGGGGTTAAAGACATGCCCGACCCGCTTCGGATGCCCAGTTTGGCATTTGAGTGCGTATGAGACCGTCTACATATCTATAATAGATTAGTTACTGAATCCGAGTCTTGCAACAAGAAACAAATCCAAAAGTATCAAAGGTTAGCCTTTAATTACCTAAGTAATACTTTAAAACACTCTCAAAAGCTCGTGTTTTTGGACTTGAATGAATAGCAATACCCACCATGTATATTCGCCGATGATTCTAAGGTACACACAGAATCTTTGAAATACAAGCAATCAATACAATTGCTTTCTATAAACTTTTGCATACGGCTAACCGGAGATTTTTTGTTATCCATTAAGGCAAAAATGAGGATACTTATAGGAGTAATTATACCCATTAACATATAGGCTTTAGAATACCCTTTCAATTCTGCCCAGAGATAAAAACCGTAAATGGAAAGGGATAATCCGACAATCCAAAGTAAGTAAAGTAAGAGTGGGGGTTCAATTCCAACAGATATTGAGAAATTGGTCACGATGACAGAAAATGACCAAATCAACCAACCAAAAAGTACCGATAATGTCCTTTTAACGGTAGTCTTCATGCCTCATAGTTTGTAATACTGCCATTTATTTTGGCTGGGGATAGAGGATTCGAACCTCTCCACGCGGATCCAGAGTCCGCTGTCCTACCACTAGACTAATCCCCAGTACGCCAAAAATTATATCACGGAGAGGATTTGAAGGCAACGTTTGAATTTCCCTCTGGGGGTATAGGTAAATTTTTTGTAATTTTTAATTTTGGCAACAATTCCCTCTCAATTTATGTTATATTATTCTTGGGAGATATGAAATTGAACATTCCGAAAGCCAGTAATAAATGTATCGCCGTTAAATTCAAAAACGAAGCCCTTTTCAAACTGGCGATAACGCACAGTTCTTATGTCAACGAGTATCCGGCGGTTGCACCCGAATCCAACGAAAGGTTGGAATTTTTGGGAGATGCAATATTGGATGTGGTTATTGCCGAAGAGTTATATGCCAAGTATCCCCAATATACCGAGGGAGAGCTCTCCGCACTTAGAGCGGCATTGGTCTGCACCTCGACACTCGCAGAAATTGCCCAAAAATTAGAACTTGGGGATTGCCTTTTACTCGGCAAAGGGGAAGAAACCAGCGGCGGACGGCATAAAGAAGCTAACCTTGCCGGCTCGTTTGAAGCAGTTGTTGCGGCGATCTATCTGGACCAAGGGTGGGAAGTAACGCGCGGTTTCCTTTTGAAGCTTTTTGAGACGGAAATCGAAGCCCGCAGTAAAACCGATAATTGTGCTGATTACAAATCTCGCTTGCAGCATATTTTTCAATCGCGCACCGGCAAAAACAAAGAAACCCCCGCATATTACATAGTTGATGAAAGCGGCCCCGACCACGATCGGATTTTTACGGCGGAAGTAAGAGCCGGTAACACCCTGCTTGGGCGAGGAACCGGAAAAAGCAAAAAGACGGCCGAAACGGAAGCCGCTCGCATCGCACTCAAAAAGCTAAAATAACTTTACAGCTAAAATTTGATTTGATAAACTTTTTTAACGGTTAATTATAAAGGAGGAGATTGATGGGAAGAAGGGATATTCGACACCATGAAACCAAAAAACCTAAAAAAGATACCAAAAAGTCCGGCGTTTCAGAGATGCTGGAACAATCACCGGTTGTTGATGTAATTAAAAAGAAGAAACGCAAGGAAGATGAAGAAGACTAAGGTTTTCTAAATGTATAATGGCTAACACGGCTGATAAGGTTTCCGCAAGGGTTTTTGTATACGGGCGGGTTCAAGGAGTTGGGTTTAGAGACTTTGCGTATCGCGGTGCCCAAAAAGAGAGTTTAACCGGATACGTTAAGAACCTGTCTGATGGCAGGACCGTCGAGGTTTATGCCGAAGGCACAAAAACACAGCTTGAAAAACTTATCAGCCAACTTAAAACCGGCCCCCGTATGGCAGTTGTGGAAAAATTAACAACGGATTACGGGGATGCCGCAGGCAGTTACACAAACTTCGAAATCAGATATTAAACCCCGCCCCACTCGTGCTAACCGCATTTCCGCAAGCCAAAAATGACTATCTATAAATCAAGATCGGCTGCAGACTCCTTAATTAAATCCAAATAGTTTGTTTTAATCCCCAGCGTATGCGAAATTTCAAGATCGATGTCATGCAAATCGCCCATAAAGATCTTGCCGCATTCTTCTATTTCACCCTTAGCCGGTTCGTCTTTGGTAATAAATTTCTGGCGCGCTTCAACAATCCCCAAATCAAACGGCATCGTAAAATAGAGGTCCGTAATTACTTTTTCAATCCCCAAGTTGTAAAGGTCACGCCAACCGCCGCCGGAACCGTATTTCTTGCTTGGCAAAAGGCTCAACAAATTCATAATGCTTAAATGACCAAACCCGTTTACAACTTTCAAAGGCGAAACGGAAATCAGATAATCACTTGATAAAACCACATTGGGAATCCAAAAAGTCGGCACTGCCAGCGGCTTAATAAGCGGGTTATCGACTTCAACCCAAACACAATCGTTAACATCAAGCGTAATTATCCTCGGAAAATCGTAACCCAACGATTGGTAAATCGGGGCAATCGGCGCACCGTTCGGCGTTCCGTCCAAAATCAGGATATCGGCATCGGAAACCTTTCGTATCCCTTTTATAATTGTAGCCATCATTTCGCGGCTGGTGGTTACCGGATATGAAACCGGATATCCGGCCATTGGTTTTATCAAAACACGGCGAGCCCTCGACAACATTGACGGCGCCTTAAAAACAAAATCGGAATTATTATAAATCAAACTCAATTTCTCCTATCAGGTAAAATAAAAAACCACATACCAGTTATGAGAAATCCGGCAGTAGATTACAGTAAAACTTACAGCAAAATCACGCTCCCCTAATAACCTTAAAAGTAGCGCTGACTTTAACAAGAACCGGGTGCAACCTCTAAAACGGACACACCGATAATTTCGTTTAATATACCTACAAGCCCCTAACGGGCGAAATAACCGGATCACTCAATTATTGCTAATTAAAAAACAAACAATCTAAAACTCAACTCCTACACTGACTACTTCAATAATAAAGATAGAGCAGGACTTTTCACCCCGCAAATCCCTATTACTTATTTTACCACTCAAGTCAAGTCCTTTTTCAAGCCCTAAACGCTTATTTTAGCACTAATTTTAAAATAGTTGTATTTTTGTCAGTATATTTGCACGTGTTATAATTGCAATATGGAAATAAAAGACTTGGGCGAGTTTAATTTAATTGATAAAATAGCCGAGCTGATTCAAAAGGATTCAACCGCAGCGGATGCAAACCTGATTTTAAATATAGGTGATGATACCGCCGCTTGGAAGAATAAAGACGCAATGAGCCTAATAACAGTTGACTGCTTGGTTGAAAATATCCACTTCAGAACCAAAAACACCACTCCCAACGCACTGGGATGGAAGGCACTCGCCGTTAGCCTCAGCGATATCGCCGCAATGGGTGGTATCCCCAAATATGCACTGTTTTCGCTGGCCTTGCCCGCAGAAACGGAAACCGAGTATGTTTTAGATATCTACAAAGGAATTTTGGAACTTGCCAACAAATTCGGTACAAAAATTATAGGCGGGAATATCAGTAAAGCCCCTTTACTTTTTATTGATTCGGTTGTGTACGGTGTTAGCGCCGACCCTAATGTTATGTTAACTCGTTCAGCAGCGAAACCCGGCGATTTAATTGCCGTTACCGGCGATTTGGGCGCGGCCGCCGGCGGACTGAAAATAATTGAAGATAACCTTACATTTGCAGATGAAATAAAAAAACCGCTTACAGAAGGCCTTAATCAGCCCTACCCCAGAATAAAGGAAGGGCAAAAACTGGCAGCCGGCGGCGTAAAATGCGCCATGGATTTAAGCGACGGCTT is part of the Dehalococcoidales bacterium genome and harbors:
- the secE gene encoding preprotein translocase subunit SecE, which codes for MAQTTQPISKKGQKGNFFGNIISELKKVTWLSRREAIYLTGLVLLVSVIVGLVLGGIDHVFSFLIGKIFAGG
- the rpmG gene encoding 50S ribosomal protein L33, producing the protein MAKKKTDARNVIHLACTECKERTYTTEKNKRNDPQRLELKKYCPRCRTSLLHREVK
- the tuf gene encoding elongation factor Tu, with protein sequence MGKQKFDRTKPHCNIGTIGHVDHGKTTLTAAITYILSKQPWSKTEYRAFDSIDNAPEERARGVTIAISHIEYETENRHYAHVDCPGHADFVKNMITGAAQMDGAILVVSAPDGPMPQTREHVLLAHQVAVPRMVVALNKVDVMQDPELLELVEMEVRELLTKNHYDGDEAPITHVSALRALECGCGKPECQWCGAILKLMATVDEYIPIPERATDKPFLMSIEDVFSIKGRGTVATGRVERGVVRPGDEVEIVGLNRDPKKVIATSLEMFHKFLDISEPGDAVGVLLRGVEREDIERGQVLAAPGSIKPHTYAEAEVYVLSKEEGGRHTPFFNGYKPQFYIRTTDITGSIELEPGVEMVMPGDNTKMKIKLIYPVALEKGLSFAIREGGRTVGAGTVTNVIE
- the feoB gene encoding ferrous iron transport protein B, translated to MKNSAKSLTWKGAASEGDSDAKKLTLALAGNVNVGKSTIFNQLTGLVQETGNWGGKTVDIKRGTLSHHGLQIDIVDLPGIYSFATYSTEEQITQEYILTQRPDVIINVVDATSLERNLFFTLQLREMGLPVVTVLNYGDEARKKGIHVDAKLLQELLGIPVIEAIAVKGIGVHELVDAALDLVKNPPQQNNGKLEYGKEVEQRISQTIALLGEGLSEDVPKWQAIQFLEGNYSSITADNKNLSDITAKAQELAGELVAMHGEDITTIISAERFALAASIATKVTASKPPAKKFSDLMDSIALHPIFGYFMFFLTLSVILIFVSFFGEWFSDLVEGFFESIKPVITGPAMDIFWNGGVIGFYAALIVAIGFILPFFLILSWLGESGYLPRIAFLMDRPCHTIGLHGMSSIPLIMALGCNVPACMACRVMNNKRDRLIATFLTTMVPCAARTSIVLGLVGAFIGWQWAVGLLFFQFLLIYVVGLILGRIMPSTAPGIIMEIPEYRWPRLKNVWRQAWFRFREFLVIGVPLIVIGSVVIETMNVYNWLEYLTNILAPVTVSWLGLPAFTGVLLIFGILRKEANLALLFSFAGGAAITSIMSPLQMVVFTIVILIYIPCISTIAVLLKETGVKATTLMVLGEITLAILIGGVAYRVLGLFMS
- a CDS encoding metal-dependent transcriptional regulator, coding for MNSSVEEYLKAIYNLTRSGKSASTSDVSKRLNISPASVTEMFKKLAEEGYISYSPYRGVTLTEKGEAFGKKMARKHRLLERFLHDTLKIGKDKVHEEACAMEHTLSDEVERALCLTLKYPDTCPDDGKTIPPCDFDFSTCQECKEWDSTDIDELRRRKKGVVSLLELKNHGRATVAFVRGGGEMLRRLCDMGLTPGTEICVTRIAPLKGPLEISVRGTKLALGHRIAGNIFVEKLDG
- a CDS encoding MFS transporter; amino-acid sequence: MNSLAESAKNGVQSIRKVIFASSAGTVIEWYDFYIFGSLATTLASKFYTTGTPVGDVIAWLGTFAIGFMVRPFGALFFGRIGDLFGRKFTYVLTIAIMGSATFIIGLLPTKAVIGVWAGILLIVLRILQGLALGGQYGGAATFVAEHAPQGRRGFYTSWIQTTATLGLFLSLGVILVVRLGLGEADFNEWGWRIPFMVSILLVILSVWIRRSLRESPLYQQMKVSKTISKNPLKESFTNPYNLKWVLIALFGATMGQGVVWYTGQFYSLFYLQQIFKVPLVESNIIVGVALVLGAPFFVFFGWLSDKIGRKKIMLGGMLLAVLTYYPIYGAMAAFAPVDPGQYFLFSYQGYNMVALSALVFIQVLYVTMVYGPIAAFLVELFPTKIRYTSMSFPYHIGNGVFGGLVPMIGLAWLTATGNNFAGIWYPMIIAAICFVVGLVLLKETNKIDITDENSSMSATCEAASKNSA
- a CDS encoding universal stress protein, whose protein sequence is MYKKILVPLDGSKVAEGVLPHAKALAYSEGAELILINVVANPAFEFAFSAPSIAAQTIAEEEARGRKYISEVEERLKSEGLKVSALIKGGSPANAILRTATEIGADIIAMSTHGRTGPAYWVIGSVAEKVVHHSKIPVMLIRSYD
- a CDS encoding site-2 protease family protein is translated as MSKGKISIGKLSGISINIDFSWFFIFLLITWSLAGSYFPSVFPDWELKQSILAGVITSLLFFASVLAHELGHSITAQKLGIPVKSITLFIFGGLAHISREPESSGVEFKIAIAGPLTSLALGIIFWLVYFFLPSPRFDGIAEISFWLGLTNLMLAAFNLLPGFPLDGGRVLRAIIWKIGKNQQKATKLVANIGKVIAYLMIATGAVLFFSGFTINGLWLAFIGWFLSSAASGSSKQVSVHQKLQNHTVADLMNTNYIEVPANISIEDMYNTYIKNNRKSYLVLTSGDETLGLVNMHRLRGLDKKYWAYTLAIEVLTPLSHVRQLMPQTGLLEALSLFQEERADQLPVVSNGEIIGLVDYEDLAGFINRKA
- the rnc gene encoding ribonuclease III, which produces MKLNIPKASNKCIAVKFKNEALFKLAITHSSYVNEYPAVAPESNERLEFLGDAILDVVIAEELYAKYPQYTEGELSALRAALVCTSTLAEIAQKLELGDCLLLGKGEETSGGRHKEANLAGSFEAVVAAIYLDQGWEVTRGFLLKLFETEIEARSKTDNCADYKSRLQHIFQSRTGKNKETPAYYIVDESGPDHDRIFTAEVRAGNTLLGRGTGKSKKTAETEAARIALKKLK
- a CDS encoding acylphosphatase, giving the protein MANTADKVSARVFVYGRVQGVGFRDFAYRGAQKESLTGYVKNLSDGRTVEVYAEGTKTQLEKLISQLKTGPRMAVVEKLTTDYGDAAGSYTNFEIRY
- a CDS encoding DUF362 domain-containing protein, which produces MIYNNSDFVFKAPSMLSRARRVLIKPMAGYPVSYPVTTSREMMATIIKGIRKVSDADILILDGTPNGAPIAPIYQSLGYDFPRIITLDVNDCVWVEVDNPLIKPLAVPTFWIPNVVLSSDYLISVSPLKVVNGFGHLSIMNLLSLLPSKKYGSGGGWRDLYNLGIEKVITDLYFTMPFDLGIVEARQKFITKDEPAKGEIEECGKIFMGDLHDIDLEISHTLGIKTNYLDLIKESAADLDL